GTCTATGGTTCCGTATACATAACACGTCGTTGACTTGATCATCCAGATTCGTTGTTCATTCAAGAATATTTGGACTGAATGGCCACTTGCGACGACTTCATAGAGATGCTTACAAAGGGATGATAGGAAGATGAAGGCAAATAGCATGATATATGAACTTGAAACCTGacaatgaagaaatcattgattaactctttcaaacaaataaattgagcaACAAAATTGAAGCGTAATTTATACGCTGAAGGCAATGAGAATGTTATGTTCTAGAGCTAGGAGTCAACTTACCTCAGGGTATATAGAGATGCCATTCACTAGACAGATCTGAGGAATAGTTGCAAAGCAGCAAATTGGCAAGCAATATAAGGGAAAAAGTGAAAGTTCAGCATAGCACATGCTCTGAAGAATGGGCATCCTCAACGAGCCATAGATCAGAGGACAAAATCTCGAGATACCAACTTGTGACAACCCAGAATACCATCTCATGCCTTGAATTAACATGTCATTGAAATTCGTTGTTGCGGTCCCTAAGAATTGCGGCTTTGATGGGGAATAAAACACTGAAGTCCAGCCTCTGCAGTGTAAGGTAAAACTGGTGAAGTAGTCTTCTACCACAGAATAGTACTTGAAGCCCACCTGAGATCATGCCAACaaaactcaaataaaataaaataaaaaaagaaatggagtcATCTATAGCAAATAACAAGGACTAATTTTAATGTTTCTTTTAATTGTACATGCCTCTTGACCCCATTTTGTGCCATATTCATAGCCACAAGAAGTTAACAGTTGGGTTTCTTTCATCAATGCTGCAGAGTCGCCAGCAATGGTGTTCTTGCTTGGCTTCTCCTTTTGCCCAAGGTATTTGATGAATTCATTCGAATGGCCAAAGAGTTTCTTTAAATCCATGAGATCATAACCTGTTAGATCGACAGGAAACGAGCTAATTAATTCATTACTGCATTTACTTTTTCTACCCTACTTTCTTGAAAAAAACAAGTCATAAGGATCGATCTACTTGCCTTCTTGCACGGGTTTACGATACAAGGACTCTCTCTTGATGTAAAAGCAAGTCCCAGATAAAATAGGTCCCTTCAATCCATCCATTCCATACAAATATGTCTGAAACAGAGCAAAAATCATTagctaacaaaagaaaagttgcaCTCTAAAAAACTTCATATGATTCTTTTTGTTTACCCAAAAGTACGGTCTGATCTTGCTATCGTAGATGTCGTTCTCACTAATATTATGAAACATTTGAGGAAATTGAACCAGCATTAACGATGGAGATAATCTCGGATCCAAATGAAAACACATCGCCTGCCGAGCCGAAGAAGGGTCGTTGCAGTACATGTCGCAATCCAACACTAAAATGTAAGGCGAGTTGCTCATCACTCCTGATACCCGGAGCTGCACGGACGAGCAACGGCGAATTATTATCGGCTGTACATAGATAGAAGAATATAGATATGTTTGTTTCcgatttgaaaattaaaatggcGTACAAGAACGTTGAGAGCTCCAGCTTTGAAGTGATGGTGATGAGAAGGTCTCTTTTCTCTTGAGACGTATATAAGCTTAGGCATGGGGTCTTGGTGTGCTTGCATAACTTCATCAGGG
This region of Eucalyptus grandis isolate ANBG69807.140 chromosome 8, ASM1654582v1, whole genome shotgun sequence genomic DNA includes:
- the LOC104456119 gene encoding cellulose synthase-like protein G2 — protein: MEHSSGPLNLCHVLTKSIIINRTHMLIHATALSALIYYRASFFFSESKSRDRATTLASLTMFLAELGLSFLWLLSQAFRWRPVRRTAYPERLPEDKELPPIDVFVCTADPDKEPTDDVMNTVVSAMALDYPPEKLHVYLSDDGGSTLTLHGTREAYDFARWWLPFCKRYGIKTRCPKAFFKEEEDGEGIGMSSENEFGSEKKKVKEKYELFKERVNEYRKRHRGDSSHTGRDHPPTIEVVRGNVPDEVMQAHQDPMPKLIYVSREKRPSHHHHFKAGALNVLLRVSGVMSNSPYILVLDCDMYCNDPSSARQAMCFHLDPRLSPSLMLVQFPQMFHNISENDIYDSKIRPYFWTYLYGMDGLKGPILSGTCFYIKRESLYRKPVQEGYDLMDLKKLFGHSNEFIKYLGQKEKPSKNTIAGDSAALMKETQLLTSCGYEYGTKWGQEVGFKYYSVVEDYFTSFTLHCRGWTSVFYSPSKPQFLGTATTNFNDMLIQGMRWYSGLSQVGISRFCPLIYGSLRMPILQSMCYAELSLFPLYCLPICCFATIPQICLVNGISIYPEVSSSYIMLFAFIFLSSLCKHLYEVVASGHSVQIFLNEQRIWMIKSTTCYVYGTIDAIMTQIGMRTASFLPTNKVDDNEQSKRYEMGIFDFQTSIMFLAPMVTLVILNMASFFGGVARVLTLGGFDKLFMQSALSFFVLVMSYPVIEAMVLRTDKGRIPRSVTILSAFLSLVLLLLGSSFLT